One Streptomyces sp. RPA4-2 genomic window carries:
- a CDS encoding cyclopropane-fatty-acyl-phospholipid synthase family protein, which yields MQDAAPRLKSLVEQLLGSPLPVRIRAWDGSEAGPPGAPALVVRNRRALRRLLWKPGEVGLARAWVSGDLAVEGDLYAALDLVSGLIWDRGEDARSLAESLRDPEVRAAVRGLVRMAGSPLPPAPPREEVRRRRHLHTKRSDRRAISHHYDVGNDFYEIVLGPSMVYSCAYWEDDGTLEGAQRDKLELIARKLALRPGQRLLDVGCGWGSMAIHAAREHGVSVVGVTLSQEQAAYARKRVADEGLTDRVEIRVQDYRDVADGPYDAISSIGMAEHVGAERYLEYAEVLYRLLAPGGRLLNHQIGRRPQRDESTYSVDEFIDAYVFPDGELAPVGTTVTQLERAGFEVRDVESIREHYALTLRHWVANLEAQWPRAVQLTSPGRARVWRLYMAASALAFERNRIGVNQVLAVRTPEPSGASGLPLRARTWHPVVP from the coding sequence ATGCAGGACGCCGCGCCGCGGCTGAAGAGCCTTGTCGAGCAGTTGCTGGGGTCCCCGTTGCCGGTGCGTATTCGCGCCTGGGACGGTTCGGAGGCGGGCCCGCCCGGCGCCCCCGCTCTCGTGGTGCGCAACCGGCGCGCCCTGCGCCGGCTGCTGTGGAAACCGGGCGAGGTGGGGCTCGCCCGCGCCTGGGTCTCCGGTGACCTCGCCGTGGAGGGCGACCTCTACGCCGCCCTGGACCTGGTGTCGGGGCTGATCTGGGACCGGGGCGAGGACGCACGGAGCCTCGCGGAGTCCCTGCGCGACCCCGAGGTCCGTGCCGCCGTGCGGGGACTGGTGAGGATGGCCGGGTCCCCGCTGCCGCCCGCCCCGCCCCGCGAGGAGGTGCGCAGACGCCGTCACCTGCACACCAAACGCAGCGACCGGCGCGCGATCAGCCACCACTACGACGTGGGGAACGACTTCTACGAGATCGTCCTCGGCCCCTCCATGGTCTACTCGTGCGCCTACTGGGAGGACGACGGCACCCTGGAGGGCGCGCAGCGCGACAAGCTCGAACTCATCGCGCGCAAGCTCGCCCTGAGGCCGGGTCAGCGGCTCCTCGACGTCGGCTGCGGCTGGGGCTCGATGGCCATTCACGCCGCGCGCGAGCACGGGGTGAGTGTCGTCGGGGTGACGCTCTCGCAGGAGCAGGCCGCGTACGCCCGTAAGCGGGTCGCGGACGAGGGCCTGACCGACCGGGTGGAGATCCGGGTGCAGGACTACCGGGACGTCGCCGACGGACCGTACGACGCGATCTCCTCCATCGGTATGGCCGAACACGTGGGCGCCGAGCGTTACTTGGAGTACGCGGAGGTGCTGTACCGGCTTCTCGCGCCGGGCGGGCGGCTGCTCAACCACCAGATCGGGCGGCGGCCGCAGCGCGACGAATCGACCTACTCGGTCGACGAGTTCATCGACGCGTACGTCTTCCCGGACGGCGAACTGGCCCCGGTGGGTACGACCGTGACACAGCTGGAACGGGCCGGTTTCGAGGTCCGTGACGTCGAGTCGATCCGCGAGCACTACGCCCTCACGCTGCGCCACTGGGTCGCCAACCTGGAGGCGCAGTGGCCCCGGGCGGTGCAGCTCACCAGCCCCGGCCGGGCCCGTGTCTGGCGCCTCTACATGGCGGCCTCCGCGCTCGCTTTCGAGCGCAACCGCATCGGCGTCAACCAGGTGCTGGCGGTCAGGACACCGGAGCCCTCCGGCGCTTCCGGACTGCCGCTGCGGGCGAGAACCTGGCACCCCGTCGTCCCGTAG
- a CDS encoding ABC transporter permease, which produces MFRTALRNVLAHKARLLMTVLAVMLGVAFVSGTLVFTNTISDAYQKSSAKGFGQVDVAIQPESRKDTGDTIGKDPKLTQALLDKAAKVPGAGSTIGVVNGFTAVAGKNGKLVGNGFQSQGGNYWGTKDPRYPLTSGHAPRGGNEVALDSRTAARAGYKVGDTVRLSVDGPVLTPTVAGVFTTDDGNVAAGGSLALFDTATAQRLFHRAGEFDEIDVKAAPGTSQTALRSALGQVVPKDVASTTTGRQLADDQATEIASAMSGMKTGLLVFAGIALFVGTFIIANTFTMLVAQRTKELALLRAVGASRRQVTRSVLVEAFFVGAVAAVAGLVAGIGIGAGMRSLMGTLGATVPDGPLVISPGTIATALLVGVLITMLAAWLPGRRAAKIPPVAAMSSVHAQATTKSLVVRNTLGALFAGAGVAVVLYATTMNGSDGQAPMGLGAVLLIIGVFVLTPLLSRPLIAAAAPVLRVFGVSGKLARQNSVRNPRRTAATASALMIGLTLITGMTVMAGSLQKSIDKMASSAIKADYVVSMANGNSLSPDVAKTLSGLDGVTATSPLRNAPSRIDGRTEYLTGVNGASIARLTDLKVDEGAFKVGGSRVVVDKDTAESHHWKAGSGFTVAYEDGAKKRLTVSGVYEGNQMISGIILDNTTLAPHQSDASDMQVMLKTSSGTSDAAKTRLEKALGDNPAIQVQDKKDISNGIAQMFTLLLNMLYGLLAMAVIVAVLGVINTLAMSVFERSQEIGMLRAIGLDRKGIKRMVRLESLVISLFGGVLGIGLGVFFGWAAGELVGSRMATYELVLPWARMALFLLLAGTVGVLASLWPARRAARLNMLTAIKSE; this is translated from the coding sequence ATGTTCCGTACCGCCCTGCGCAACGTGCTCGCGCACAAGGCCAGGCTCCTGATGACCGTGCTCGCCGTGATGCTCGGCGTGGCGTTCGTGTCCGGGACCCTCGTCTTCACCAACACCATCTCGGACGCGTACCAGAAGAGCTCCGCCAAGGGCTTCGGCCAGGTCGACGTGGCCATCCAGCCGGAGAGCCGCAAGGACACCGGCGACACGATCGGCAAGGACCCGAAGCTCACCCAGGCCCTGCTCGACAAGGCGGCCAAGGTCCCCGGCGCCGGTTCCACGATCGGCGTCGTGAACGGCTTCACCGCCGTCGCCGGCAAGAACGGCAAGCTCGTCGGCAACGGCTTCCAGTCGCAGGGCGGGAACTACTGGGGCACCAAGGACCCCCGGTACCCGCTGACGAGCGGCCACGCGCCCCGGGGCGGGAACGAGGTCGCCCTCGACTCCAGGACCGCCGCACGGGCGGGCTACAAGGTCGGCGACACCGTACGGCTCTCGGTCGACGGCCCGGTCCTCACCCCCACCGTCGCCGGCGTCTTCACCACCGACGACGGCAACGTCGCGGCCGGCGGCAGCCTCGCCCTCTTCGACACCGCGACCGCCCAGCGGCTCTTCCACCGGGCCGGCGAGTTCGACGAGATCGACGTGAAGGCCGCGCCGGGCACCAGCCAGACCGCCCTGCGCAGCGCCCTCGGCCAGGTCGTCCCCAAGGACGTCGCCTCCACCACCACGGGCAGGCAGCTCGCCGACGACCAGGCCACCGAGATCGCCTCGGCGATGAGCGGTATGAAGACGGGCCTGCTGGTCTTCGCCGGCATCGCGCTGTTCGTCGGTACGTTCATCATCGCCAACACCTTCACCATGCTGGTCGCCCAGCGCACCAAGGAACTGGCGCTGCTGCGCGCCGTCGGCGCCTCCCGCAGGCAGGTCACCCGGTCCGTCCTCGTCGAGGCGTTCTTCGTCGGCGCGGTCGCGGCGGTGGCGGGCCTGGTCGCGGGTATCGGCATCGGCGCGGGGATGCGCTCGCTCATGGGCACCCTCGGCGCCACCGTCCCGGACGGCCCGCTGGTGATCTCGCCCGGCACGATCGCCACGGCCCTGCTCGTCGGCGTTCTCATCACGATGCTCGCCGCCTGGCTGCCCGGCCGCCGCGCCGCGAAGATCCCGCCGGTCGCCGCGATGAGCAGCGTGCACGCGCAGGCGACCACCAAGTCCCTCGTCGTACGCAACACGCTCGGCGCCCTGTTCGCCGGCGCGGGCGTCGCCGTGGTCCTGTACGCGACGACCATGAACGGCTCGGACGGGCAGGCGCCCATGGGCCTGGGCGCGGTCCTGCTCATCATCGGCGTCTTCGTCCTCACCCCGCTGCTGTCCCGTCCGCTGATCGCGGCGGCCGCGCCGGTCCTGCGGGTCTTCGGGGTGTCCGGCAAGCTGGCCCGCCAGAACTCGGTCCGCAACCCGCGCCGGACCGCCGCGACCGCCTCCGCCCTGATGATCGGCCTCACGCTGATCACCGGGATGACGGTGATGGCGGGCAGCCTGCAGAAGTCGATCGACAAGATGGCCAGCTCCGCGATCAAGGCGGACTACGTCGTCTCGATGGCGAACGGCAACTCCCTCTCCCCCGACGTCGCCAAGACGCTGTCCGGGCTCGACGGGGTCACCGCCACCAGCCCCCTGCGCAACGCGCCCTCGCGGATCGACGGCAGGACCGAGTACCTGACGGGCGTCAACGGCGCGTCCATCGCCCGGCTCACCGACCTCAAGGTCGACGAGGGTGCCTTCAAGGTCGGTGGCAGCCGCGTAGTCGTCGACAAGGACACCGCCGAGTCCCACCACTGGAAGGCCGGTTCCGGCTTCACGGTCGCCTACGAGGACGGCGCGAAGAAGCGGCTCACGGTATCCGGTGTGTACGAGGGCAACCAGATGATCAGCGGCATCATCCTCGACAACACCACGCTCGCGCCGCACCAGAGCGACGCCTCCGACATGCAGGTCATGCTCAAGACGTCGAGCGGCACGTCGGACGCCGCCAAGACCAGGCTGGAGAAGGCCCTCGGCGACAACCCGGCCATCCAGGTGCAGGACAAGAAGGACATCTCCAACGGCATCGCGCAGATGTTCACCCTGCTCCTGAACATGCTCTACGGCCTGCTCGCGATGGCGGTCATCGTCGCCGTCCTCGGGGTCATCAACACCCTCGCCATGTCGGTCTTCGAGCGCTCGCAGGAGATCGGGATGCTCCGCGCGATCGGCCTCGACCGCAAGGGAATCAAGCGGATGGTCCGCCTGGAGTCCCTGGTCATCTCGCTCTTCGGCGGTGTGCTCGGCATCGGTCTGGGTGTGTTCTTCGGCTGGGCGGCCGGCGAGCTCGTCGGCAGCAGGATGGCGACGTACGAGCTGGTCCTGCCCTGGGCCAGGATGGCCCTCTTCCTGCTGCTCGCGGGCACGGTCGGCGTCCTGGCCTCGCTGTGGCCGGCCCGCCGGGCGGCCCGCCTGAACATGCTGACGGCGATCAAGTCCGAGTAG
- a CDS encoding septum formation initiator family protein has protein sequence MAVKDRDRFSTATRLRLLGEQTAARVYRSQTKRQARRSRLTGRAALLALVVCSLIVALAYPIRQYVSQRAEIADLQRQQERARARVEQLRDLKARWQDDAYAEQRIRERLHYVMPGETGYVVIDPDAVKQSRTNRGADARPWYANVWDGVDKSDRSDR, from the coding sequence ATGGCCGTGAAGGACCGGGACCGGTTCTCCACCGCGACCCGGCTGCGGCTGCTCGGCGAGCAGACGGCGGCCCGGGTCTACCGCTCCCAGACCAAGCGTCAGGCCCGGCGCTCGCGGTTGACGGGCCGGGCCGCGCTGCTGGCGCTCGTCGTCTGCTCCCTGATCGTGGCCCTCGCGTACCCCATAAGGCAGTACGTGTCCCAGCGCGCCGAGATCGCCGATCTGCAGCGGCAGCAGGAGCGGGCCCGCGCCCGGGTCGAACAGCTCCGCGACCTGAAGGCGCGCTGGCAGGACGACGCGTACGCGGAGCAGCGGATCCGCGAACGGCTGCACTATGTGATGCCGGGTGAAACCGGATACGTCGTGATCGACCCGGACGCTGTGAAGCAGTCGCGGACGAACCGGGGGGCGGACGCCCGCCCCTGGTACGCCAACGTCTGGGACGGCGTCGACAAGTCCGACCGCTCCGACCGGTGA
- a CDS encoding Bax inhibitor-1/YccA family protein has protein sequence MRSSNPVFSRRGFSRDNGYAGFNAAPQAGGPAVGTQANPYAQQGGNPYAQNPYAQQGQQYGAPPQAPATTGRMTMDDVVMRSAMTLGTVTVGAILAWALLPVSSTSYGLAIGSALVAFVLAMVQSFKRKATPALILGYAAFEGVFLGVISEMYNERWSGAPFQAVLGTMAVAGATLLVYKAGWIRVTARYARIGMAIAIAFVVVMAVNLLLVAFGVAGDGGLRSMGPLGAIVGILAILIGAFFLTLDFKQIEDGIAYGAPREEAWLAAFGLTMTLVWIYVEMLRLVAIFSSND, from the coding sequence ATGAGGAGCAGCAACCCGGTCTTCTCGCGACGGGGGTTCAGCCGCGACAACGGCTACGCGGGATTCAACGCGGCGCCGCAGGCCGGGGGACCCGCTGTCGGCACGCAGGCCAACCCGTACGCCCAACAGGGCGGCAACCCCTACGCGCAGAACCCCTACGCACAGCAGGGCCAGCAGTACGGCGCCCCGCCGCAGGCCCCGGCCACCACCGGCCGGATGACGATGGACGACGTCGTCATGCGCTCCGCCATGACGCTCGGCACGGTCACCGTCGGCGCCATCCTGGCGTGGGCACTCCTGCCCGTCTCGTCCACCAGCTACGGCCTCGCCATCGGCTCCGCCCTCGTGGCGTTCGTCCTGGCGATGGTGCAGTCCTTCAAGCGCAAGGCCACGCCCGCGCTGATCCTCGGTTACGCCGCCTTCGAGGGCGTCTTCCTCGGGGTCATCAGCGAGATGTACAACGAGCGGTGGAGCGGCGCCCCCTTCCAGGCGGTCCTGGGCACCATGGCGGTGGCCGGCGCGACCCTGCTCGTCTACAAGGCGGGCTGGATCCGCGTGACCGCGCGGTACGCACGCATCGGTATGGCCATCGCCATCGCCTTCGTGGTCGTCATGGCGGTCAACCTGCTGCTCGTCGCCTTCGGTGTGGCGGGGGACGGCGGACTGCGCAGCATGGGTCCGCTGGGCGCGATCGTCGGCATCCTGGCGATCCTGATCGGCGCGTTCTTCCTGACCCTCGACTTCAAGCAGATCGAGGACGGCATCGCGTACGGCGCGCCGCGCGAGGAGGCCTGGCTGGCCGCGTTCGGCCTGACCATGACCCTCGTGTGGATCTACGTCGAGATGCTGCGGCTGGTCGCCATCTTCAGCAGCAACGACTAG
- a CDS encoding ABC transporter ATP-binding protein: MTTTPLADRTTTVAARATELSKVYGQGETQVVALDRVSVDFRQAEFTAIMGPSGSGKSTLMHCVAGLDSFSSGSVRIGETELGSLKDKQLTKLRRDKIGFIFQAFNLLPTLTALENITLPMDIAGRKPDREWLDKVIAMIGLADRLGHRPSQLSGGQQQRVAVARALASRPDIIFGDEPTGNLDSRSGAEVLGFLRNSVRELGQTVVMVTHDPVAAAYADRVVFLADGRIVDEVHGPTADSVLDRMKQFDAKGRTT, translated from the coding sequence GTGACCACCACGCCCCTTGCCGACCGGACCACCACGGTGGCCGCCCGCGCCACGGAACTGTCGAAGGTCTACGGACAGGGCGAGACCCAGGTGGTCGCCCTCGACCGGGTCTCCGTCGACTTCCGCCAGGCCGAGTTCACCGCGATCATGGGTCCCTCGGGCTCGGGCAAGTCCACGCTGATGCACTGCGTGGCGGGCCTCGACTCCTTCTCCTCCGGCTCCGTGCGCATCGGGGAGACCGAGCTGGGTTCCCTCAAGGACAAGCAGCTCACGAAGTTGCGCCGGGACAAGATCGGCTTCATCTTCCAGGCGTTCAACCTGCTGCCCACGCTGACGGCCCTGGAGAACATCACCCTCCCGATGGACATCGCCGGCCGCAAGCCGGACCGGGAGTGGCTGGACAAGGTCATCGCCATGATCGGCCTCGCCGACCGCCTGGGCCACCGCCCCTCCCAGCTCTCCGGCGGTCAGCAGCAGCGCGTCGCCGTCGCCCGCGCGCTGGCCTCCCGGCCCGACATCATCTTCGGCGACGAGCCGACCGGAAACCTCGACTCGCGTTCGGGCGCGGAGGTGCTGGGCTTCCTGCGCAACTCGGTACGGGAACTGGGGCAGACCGTCGTCATGGTCACCCACGACCCGGTCGCCGCCGCCTACGCCGACCGCGTGGTCTTCCTCGCCGACGGCCGCATCGTCGACGAGGTGCACGGACCGACCGCGGACTCCGTCCTGGACCGCATGAAGCAGTTCGACGCCAAGGGCCGCACCACCTGA
- a CDS encoding NAD(P)/FAD-dependent oxidoreductase, whose translation MSTTERPRILVVGGGYVGLYAARRILKKMRYGEATVTVVDPRSYMTYQPFLPEAAAGSISPRHVVVPLRRVLPKAEVLTGRVTTIDQDRKVATIAPLVGEAYELPFDYLVIAMGAVSRTFPIPGLAEQGIGMKGIEEAIGLRNHVLEQLDKADSTTDEEVRRKALTFVFVGGGFAGAETIGEVEDMARDASKYYGNVSREDMRFVLVDAADKILPEVGPKLGQYGKEHLESRGVEIYLSTSMDSCVDGHVVLKNGLEVDSDTIVWTAGVKPNPVLTRFGLPLGPRGHVDTGTTLQVQGTDYIWAAGDNAQVPDLAARKAGVENAWCPPNAQHALRQAKLLGDNVISGMRGFPQKDYSHSNKGAVAGLGLHKGVAMIVMGKTKIKLKGRLAWYMHRGYHGLAMPTWNRKIRVFADWTLAMFLKREVVSLGAMETPREEFYEAAKPAPAAAAAAPAAAKTEERAKAS comes from the coding sequence ATGAGCACCACGGAGCGTCCCAGGATCCTCGTAGTAGGCGGTGGGTACGTAGGCCTGTACGCAGCTCGGCGCATTCTCAAGAAGATGCGCTACGGAGAGGCGACCGTCACGGTCGTCGACCCCCGGTCGTACATGACCTACCAGCCCTTCCTCCCCGAAGCCGCCGCCGGCAGCATCTCGCCGCGGCATGTCGTCGTCCCACTGCGACGCGTGCTGCCCAAGGCGGAGGTTCTGACCGGTCGGGTCACCACCATCGACCAGGACCGCAAGGTAGCCACGATCGCCCCCCTCGTGGGTGAGGCGTACGAGCTGCCTTTCGACTACCTCGTCATCGCGATGGGCGCGGTCTCCCGCACCTTCCCGATTCCCGGCCTTGCCGAACAGGGCATCGGCATGAAGGGCATCGAGGAGGCCATCGGCCTGCGCAACCACGTTCTCGAGCAGTTGGACAAGGCCGACTCGACCACGGACGAGGAGGTCCGCCGCAAGGCGCTGACCTTCGTCTTCGTCGGCGGTGGCTTCGCGGGTGCGGAGACCATCGGCGAGGTCGAGGACATGGCCCGCGACGCGTCGAAGTACTACGGCAACGTGTCCCGTGAGGACATGCGCTTCGTCCTCGTCGACGCCGCGGACAAGATCCTCCCCGAGGTCGGCCCCAAGCTCGGCCAGTACGGCAAGGAGCACCTGGAGTCGCGCGGGGTCGAGATCTACCTCTCCACCTCCATGGACTCCTGCGTCGACGGCCACGTCGTGCTGAAGAACGGCCTCGAGGTCGACTCCGACACGATCGTGTGGACGGCGGGCGTCAAGCCCAACCCGGTCCTCACCCGGTTCGGTCTGCCGCTCGGCCCGCGTGGCCACGTGGACACCGGGACGACGCTGCAGGTGCAGGGCACGGACTACATCTGGGCCGCGGGCGACAACGCCCAGGTGCCGGACCTCGCCGCCCGCAAGGCCGGCGTGGAGAACGCCTGGTGCCCGCCGAACGCGCAGCACGCGCTGCGGCAGGCCAAGCTGCTCGGCGACAACGTGATCTCCGGTATGCGGGGCTTCCCGCAGAAGGACTACAGCCACTCCAACAAGGGTGCTGTCGCGGGTCTCGGCCTCCACAAGGGCGTCGCGATGATCGTCATGGGCAAGACGAAGATCAAGCTCAAGGGTCGCCTGGCGTGGTACATGCACCGTGGCTACCACGGTCTCGCCATGCCGACGTGGAACCGGAAGATCCGTGTCTTCGCGGACTGGACGCTCGCGATGTTCCTGAAGCGTGAGGTCGTCTCGCTCGGGGCCATGGAGACTCCGCGTGAGGAGTTCTACGAGGCGGCGAAGCCGGCGCCGGCCGCTGCGGCGGCGGCTCCCGCGGCCGCCAAGACCGAGGAGCGGGCCAAGGCCTCCTGA
- a CDS encoding 4-hydroxybenzoate 3-monooxygenase — protein sequence MRTTVGIIGAGPAGLLLARLLRNAGIDSVVLESRDRAYVERRQRAGILEQGTADVLRAAGAGERMDREGLRHDGIELRFERERHRVDFPARTGGSSVLVYAQTEVCKDLIALQLKEGGPLLFGAEALAVEGALTDRPRIRFRHEGHEDVLDCDYVVGCDGFRGVARKAVPAGLSHVFERTYPFGWLGILADVAPSHDELVYARHDRGFALLSMRSPAVSRLYLQVPEGTEAGEWADEEIWDELERRFETGDAWRLERGPVTSKSVTPMRSYVHEPMRYGRLFLAGDAAHIVPPTGAKGLNLAVGDVVTFARALTHLGDTGSAERLDAYSETCLRRVWQAERFSYDMTTLLHRAPGATAFDDRIQLARLRRVATSRAAEADLAEGYTGFPLE from the coding sequence ATGCGTACCACCGTCGGGATCATCGGAGCCGGGCCGGCCGGACTGCTGCTGGCGCGGCTGCTGCGCAACGCGGGGATCGACTCCGTGGTACTGGAGAGCCGCGACCGGGCGTACGTGGAGCGGCGGCAGCGCGCCGGGATCCTGGAGCAGGGGACCGCCGACGTCCTGCGGGCCGCCGGGGCCGGGGAACGGATGGACCGGGAGGGGCTGCGGCACGACGGGATCGAGCTGCGCTTCGAGCGGGAGCGGCACCGGGTCGACTTCCCGGCCCGCACCGGAGGCAGCTCCGTGCTGGTGTACGCCCAGACGGAGGTCTGCAAGGACCTGATCGCGCTCCAGCTCAAGGAGGGGGGCCCGCTGCTCTTCGGGGCCGAGGCGCTGGCGGTCGAGGGGGCGCTGACCGACCGGCCGCGGATCCGCTTCCGGCACGAGGGCCATGAGGACGTGCTCGACTGCGACTACGTCGTCGGCTGCGACGGGTTCCGGGGCGTGGCCCGCAAGGCGGTGCCCGCCGGGCTCTCCCACGTGTTCGAACGGACGTACCCCTTCGGCTGGCTCGGGATACTCGCCGATGTGGCGCCCTCCCACGACGAACTGGTCTACGCCCGCCACGACCGCGGCTTCGCCCTGCTCAGCATGCGCTCACCGGCCGTCTCCCGGCTCTACCTCCAGGTACCGGAGGGCACCGAGGCGGGGGAGTGGGCGGACGAGGAGATCTGGGACGAGCTGGAGCGGCGCTTCGAGACCGGTGACGCCTGGCGGCTGGAGCGCGGGCCGGTCACCTCGAAGTCCGTCACCCCCATGCGCAGCTACGTCCACGAGCCCATGCGGTACGGGCGGCTCTTCCTCGCCGGGGACGCCGCCCACATCGTCCCGCCGACCGGAGCCAAGGGACTCAACCTCGCCGTCGGCGACGTCGTGACGTTCGCCCGCGCCCTGACGCACCTCGGTGACACCGGTTCGGCCGAGCGCCTGGACGCCTATTCCGAGACCTGTCTGCGCCGTGTCTGGCAGGCCGAGCGGTTCTCGTACGACATGACGACCCTGCTTCACCGCGCCCCCGGCGCGACCGCCTTCGACGACCGGATCCAGCTCGCCCGGCTGCGCCGGGTGGCCACCTCACGGGCTGCGGAGGCGGATCTGGCGGAGGGATACACCGGGTTTCCGCTGGAGTGA
- a CDS encoding DUF501 domain-containing protein gives METPPPPTPRTEPTDADVEAFKQQLGRPPRGLRAIAHRCPCGAPDVVETAPRLPDGTPFPTTYYLTCPRAASAIGTLEANGVMKEMTDRLATDPELAAAYRAAHEDYIARRDAIEVLAGFPSAGGMPDRVKCLHVLVAHSLAAGPGVNPLGDEAIAMLPEWWRKGPCVDLSVAEGAGTEG, from the coding sequence ATGGAAACGCCCCCGCCGCCCACCCCGCGGACCGAGCCGACCGACGCGGACGTCGAGGCCTTCAAGCAGCAGCTCGGCCGCCCGCCGCGCGGGCTGCGCGCGATCGCGCACCGCTGCCCCTGCGGTGCGCCGGACGTGGTGGAGACGGCGCCCCGGCTTCCCGACGGGACGCCGTTCCCGACGACGTACTACCTGACGTGTCCGCGCGCGGCCTCCGCGATCGGCACGCTTGAGGCCAACGGTGTCATGAAGGAGATGACGGACCGTCTCGCCACCGACCCCGAGCTGGCCGCCGCGTACCGGGCCGCCCACGAGGACTACATCGCGCGCCGCGACGCCATCGAGGTGCTCGCCGGGTTCCCGAGCGCGGGGGGCATGCCGGACCGGGTGAAGTGCCTGCACGTCCTGGTGGCGCACTCCCTGGCGGCGGGCCCCGGGGTGAACCCGCTGGGGGACGAGGCGATCGCGATGCTGCCGGAGTGGTGGCGCAAGGGGCCGTGTGTGGACCTTTCCGTGGCCGAGGGGGCCGGCACGGAGGGGTGA
- a CDS encoding DUF4287 domain-containing protein codes for MSQVFSQETHRNLLARIPHCTGREISDWLRAVDEGPALFRFEEKVSWLRAEHDLAYGHAKAIIHEYDLRRAARKLL; via the coding sequence ATGTCCCAAGTGTTCTCGCAAGAGACCCACCGCAATCTGCTCGCCCGCATCCCCCACTGCACCGGTCGTGAGATCTCCGACTGGCTGCGCGCCGTCGACGAAGGCCCCGCTCTCTTCCGCTTCGAGGAGAAGGTCAGCTGGCTCCGCGCCGAGCACGACCTCGCGTACGGCCACGCCAAGGCGATCATTCACGAGTACGACCTGAGGAGGGCCGCGCGCAAACTGCTCTGA
- a CDS encoding Ppx/GppA phosphatase family protein — MTRVAAIDCGTNSIRLLVADANPATGELVDLDRRMTIVRLGQGVDRTGRLAPEALDRTFAACREYAAVIKEHGAEHLRFVATSASRDAENRDEFVRGVLDILGVEPEVITGDQEAEFSFTGATRELTGRDDLAKPYLVVDIGGGSTEFVVGDDHVQAARSVDIGCVRMTERHLVHAGVVSDPPEPAETDAIRADIEAALDLAARTVPLGEARTLVGLAGSVTTVAAIALGLPAYDSAAIHHSRIPREKVREITERLLHSTHAERAAIPSMHPGRVDVIAAGALVLLAVMERVGAEEVVVSEHDILDGIAWSVA; from the coding sequence ATGACCAGGGTCGCCGCCATCGACTGCGGTACGAACTCCATCCGTCTCCTCGTCGCCGACGCGAACCCGGCGACAGGCGAACTCGTCGACCTGGACCGCCGTATGACGATCGTCCGGCTCGGCCAGGGAGTCGACCGCACCGGCCGCCTCGCCCCCGAAGCCCTGGACCGCACCTTCGCGGCCTGCCGCGAGTACGCGGCGGTCATCAAGGAGCACGGCGCGGAGCACCTCCGCTTCGTCGCGACCTCCGCCTCCCGCGACGCGGAGAACAGGGACGAGTTCGTACGCGGTGTCCTCGACATCCTGGGCGTCGAGCCCGAGGTGATCACCGGCGACCAGGAGGCCGAGTTCTCCTTCACCGGAGCGACCAGGGAACTCACGGGCCGGGACGACCTCGCCAAGCCGTACCTGGTCGTGGACATCGGCGGCGGCTCCACCGAGTTCGTCGTCGGCGACGACCACGTACAGGCCGCCCGCTCCGTGGACATCGGCTGTGTACGGATGACGGAGCGCCACCTGGTGCACGCCGGGGTGGTGAGCGATCCCCCGGAGCCCGCGGAGACCGACGCGATCCGCGCCGACATCGAAGCCGCGCTGGACCTCGCGGCCCGGACGGTCCCGCTGGGCGAGGCCCGCACCCTGGTCGGCCTCGCCGGTTCGGTCACCACGGTCGCGGCCATCGCGCTGGGCCTCCCCGCGTACGACTCGGCCGCCATCCACCACTCCCGCATCCCCCGGGAGAAGGTCCGTGAGATCACCGAGCGGCTCCTGCACTCCACCCACGCCGAACGGGCCGCGATCCCCTCCATGCACCCCGGGCGCGTCGACGTCATCGCCGCCGGCGCCCTCGTCCTGCTGGCCGTCATGGAGCGGGTCGGCGCGGAGGAGGTCGTCGTCAGCGAGCACGACATCCTCGACGGCATCGCGTGGTCCGTCGCCTGA